Proteins encoded in a region of the Quercus lobata isolate SW786 chromosome 8, ValleyOak3.0 Primary Assembly, whole genome shotgun sequence genome:
- the LOC115954802 gene encoding zinc finger protein MAGPIE-like, whose protein sequence is MLENMAEEALPNGFVENPIAGSNPPASKKKRNQPGNPDPEAEVIALSPKTLMATNRFLCEICGKGFQRDQNLQLHRRGHNLPWKLKQRTSKEIRKRVYVCPEKSCVHHHASRALGDLTGIKKHFCRKHGEKKWKCEKCAKRYAVQSDWKAHSKTCGTREYKCDCGTIFSRRDSFITHRAFCDALAEETARLNAASNMSNAVANNINYHFMPTPLGPSMAQHFSSIFKPISSNEEAINQTTRGLSLWMGQGSSQGQESIGNNNLHGIHQLGSVSSGTIFGDPLVSCSNPPPSDYQLNWVFGTKLSSSNAEELTVSNSLPLTDVKEAGTQLLSVPSLYSTQHQSHQTPSANMSATALLQKAAQIGVTTTDPSFLGSFGLKCSDSQVRDGNKLCGVLYGTSNPILSTNIGNDVENSAGDLLQVHPAKRRHTMNEESGGGGQTRDFLGVGVQTICHPSSINGWI, encoded by the exons ATGCTAGAAAATATGGCTGAAGAAGCACTTCCAAATGGTTTTGTCGAAAACCCAATTGCTGGATCTAATCCTCCTGCttcaaagaagaagagaaaccaACCAGGCAACCCAG ATCCTGAAGCTGAAGTTATAGCTTTATCGCCAAAGACCCTCATGGCCACCAACAGATTCTTGTGTGAAATTTGCGGGAAAGGTTTCCAAAGAGATCAAAATTTGCAACTCCACCGGAGGGGACATAACCTTCCATGGAAGCTCAAGCAGAGGACCAGCAAGGAAATAAGGAAGCGTGTTTATGTGTGTCCCGAAAAGAGCTGTGTTCACCACCACGCTTCTAGGGCTCTTGGAGACCTAACTGGTATAAAGAAACACTTTTGTCGAAAACATGGAGAGAAGAAGTGGAAGTGTGAGAAGTGCGCAAAGAGATATGCTGTGCAGTCAGATTGGAAAGCTCACTCCAAGACCTGTGGCACTAGGGAGTACAAATGTGACTGTGGGACAATATTTTCAAG GCGAGATAGCTTCATCACTCATAGGGCCTTCTGCGATGCCTTAGCTGAAGAAACAGCTAGACTGAATGCAGCCTCCAACATGAGCAACGCAGTGGCCAACAATATCAACTATCATTTCATGCCGACTCCACTAGGGCCTAGCATGGCACAAcatttctcttctattttcaaGCCAATCTCAAGTAATGAAGAAGCAATCAATCAAACTACACGAGGACTATCCCTATGGATGGGCCAAGGATCATCCCAAGGCCAGGAATCAATAGGGAATAATAATCTCCATGGGATTCATCAACTTGGGTCAGTGAGTTCAGGGACAATATTTGGTGATCCACTAGTTTCATGCTCAAATCCTCCACCATCAGATTATCAGCTAAATTGGGTGTTTGGAACTAAGCTCTCTTCGAGTAATGCCGAAGAGCTAACTGTAAGCAATTCACTTCCATTAACAGATGTGAAGGAAGCTGGAACTCAGCTTCTTAGTGTTCCTTCCTTGTACAGCACACAACACCAGTCTCATCAAACACCTTCAGCAAACATGTCGGCCACGGCTTTATTACAAAAAGCTGCACAAATTGGCGTAACCACAACTGACCCATCATTCCTTGGGAGCTTTGGGTTGAAGTGCAGTGATAGCCAAGTTCGAGATGGGAACAAATTGTGTGGAGTACTGTATGGTACTTCAAATCCAATACTCAGTACTAATATTGGAAATGATGTAGAAAACTCGGCAGGTGATCTATTGCAGGTACACCCTGCAAAACGCAGGCACACGATGAATGAAGAAAGCGGTGGTGGAGGTCAAACTAGGGACTTTCTGGGTGTGGGAGTACAAACCATTTGCCACCCTTCATCAATCAATGGTTGGATTTGA